CCCGCCACCATCCCCTCCACCAGTTCCCGGGGGGCGGTGGAGGCCAGAGGCAGGAGGAATTGGGTCTCAGGGATGAGCTGGTGCAGGCGGGTGGCGGTTTCCAGCAGGGTGGGGAGGTGGCGGCGGATCTCTCCCTCCCGGGAGCCGGGGACCAGGGCCACGGTCAGGGCGTCGGGGTCGAGGCCGAGGTTGTGGGCCAACTCCCGGCGGGGCGGCAGGGGAGGGAGGGTGTCCCGGAAGGGGTGGCCCACAAAGTCGGCGGCAATGCCGTATTGCCGGTAAAAATCGGCCTCAAAGGGGAAGATGACCGCCAGGCGGTCCACATAGCGGGCCAGGGCTCGCACCCGGTAGCGGCGCCAGGCCCAGACCTGGGGGCTGATGTAATACATCACCGGCAACCCCCGCCACTTGGCCAGCCGCATCACCAGGAAGTTGAAATCCGGAAAGTCCACCAGGATGCACAGGTCCGGCCGCTCCTGGCGAAACACCTGGTGCAAAAGCCGAAGCGCCGAGAACACCCGGGGCAGATGCCGGGCCACCTCCACAAAACCCACCACCGCCAGCTCCCGGGCGGGGACGAGGATTTTAACCCCCTGCGCCGCCAGCCTGTCCCCCCCGATCCCCACAAACCGGGCCCCAGGGAGCCTTCCCTTGATGGCCGCCACCAACCCCGCGGCATGCTCATCCCCCGACGCCTCCCCCGCGACGATGAGGATAGTGGGGTCTGGCTTTGAGGGGAGGGCCGGGGGAGCATTGCTCCCCCGCCCTCCCCTCAAACTCCCCTCCCCACCCCCTTTATGGGGTTGGGGGGAGGGAGTTTGAGGGAGGGGGGCAGGGGTCTTCGACCCCTGGCTCCCCTCCCTCAAAATGCCTCTTCTCACCCTCATACCTTGGCCTTTCGCATGGTGTGGGTGATGTCCAGGGCGAGTTTGAGGGCGAGGGTGGCCTCTTCGCCGCTGCAGGGGGGTGGGGTGTTTTCCTGGATGCAGCGGACGAAGGCGGCGATTTCTTTGAAGAGCACGTCTTCTTTCTCGTAGTGGCGGATGTCGAGGGCCACGCCGGGGATGAGGCCGGTGGCGCCGGGTTGGCGGCGGGCGTGGGTGAGTTCGCCGGCCTCGAAGTCCACGGCCAGGTAGGCGTCGGGTTGGAAGAGGCGGAAGCGGCGCATGCTTTTCAGGGACATGCGGGAGGCGGTGAGGTTGGCGATGGCGCCGTCGGCGAATTCCAGGCGGGCGTTGGCCAGGTCCACCCGGTCGGTGAGGACGGAGATCCCGGCGGCTCGGATTTCCGTCACCGGGGCCTTTACCAGGCTGAGGGTGTGGTCCAGGTCGTGGATCATCAGGTCCAGGATGACGTCCACGTCGGTGCCCCGTTCCTTGAAGAAGGCTAGGCGGTGGCTTTCGATGAACTTGGGCGTGGTGGCCAAATCTTTCAGCGCCTGCATGGCGGGGTGGAAGCGCTCCAGGTGGCCCACCATGAGGAGGCGGTTCTGTTGGCGGGCCAGCGCCACCAGCTCTTCGGCTTCGTGAAGGGCGGCGCAGATGGGCTTTTCCACCAGCACGTGCAATCCGGCGGCCAGGCAGTCTTTGACGATGCGGTAGTGCTCTTTGGTGGTGGCGGCCACGCTCACGGCCTCCACCTGAGGAAGAAGCTCCCGGTAGTCGGTGAAGGGCCGGCATTGCAAGG
This genomic window from Desulfobaccales bacterium contains:
- the lpxB gene encoding lipid-A-disaccharide synthase; this translates as MRGGRGSNAPPALPSKPDPTILIVAGEASGDEHAAGLVAAIKGRLPGARFVGIGGDRLAAQGVKILVPARELAVVGFVEVARHLPRVFSALRLLHQVFRQERPDLCILVDFPDFNFLVMRLAKWRGLPVMYYISPQVWAWRRYRVRALARYVDRLAVIFPFEADFYRQYGIAADFVGHPFRDTLPPLPPRRELAHNLGLDPDALTVALVPGSREGEIRRHLPTLLETATRLHQLIPETQFLLPLASTAPRELVEGMVAG
- a CDS encoding Gfo/Idh/MocA family oxidoreductase, whose translation is MTDKLRAGVIGVGYLGRFHAEKFAALPHVELVGVADIRPERSAQVAAALQCRPFTDYRELLPQVEAVSVAATTKEHYRIVKDCLAAGLHVLVEKPICAALHEAEELVALARQQNRLLMVGHLERFHPAMQALKDLATTPKFIESHRLAFFKERGTDVDVILDLMIHDLDHTLSLVKAPVTEIRAAGISVLTDRVDLANARLEFADGAIANLTASRMSLKSMRRFRLFQPDAYLAVDFEAGELTHARRQPGATGLIPGVALDIRHYEKEDVLFKEIAAFVRCIQENTPPPCSGEEATLALKLALDITHTMRKAKV